From the Harpia harpyja isolate bHarHar1 chromosome 16, bHarHar1 primary haplotype, whole genome shotgun sequence genome, one window contains:
- the LOC128153028 gene encoding mas-related G-protein coupled receptor member H-like, protein MELNQTSPPPTSPVPETDGEDPCRIDVTDVAVDTVTLLICLCGLVGNGAVLWFLGFRIRRNPITVYILNLAVADFTFLLFMVTSSLLYMMENVFCSTVASLMYLRSLFLLSLFSYNMGLYLLTAISIERCASILCPLWYRCRRPQRLSTVVCALLWALSIAVIAAVTSLCLLHEHEHCRMALISMYVLNFLIFAPPMVISNVILFIKVLCGSKRRQPRRLYIVIFLTVLFFLIFGVPLSIWNFLQQFSYTIVLSQVVFLLACINSSINPFIYFLVGSCRRHCSLVSLQDAFRRVFEETGVTTICS, encoded by the coding sequence ATGGAGCTGAACCAGACATCCCCACCTCCCACATCACCTGTGCCGGAGACCGACGGAGAAGACCCGTGCAGGATAGACGTCACCGACGTGGCCGTAGACACGGTCACGCTGCTCATCTGCCTCTGCGGGCTGGTGGGGAATGGGGCCGTCCTCTGGTTCCTCGGCTTCCGCATCCGCAGGAACCCCATCACCGTCTACATCCTCAACCTGGCCGTCGCCGACttcaccttcctcctcttcatggTCACCTCATCCCTCCTCTACATGATGGAGAATGTCTTCTGCTCCACTGTCGCGTCCCTGATGTACCTGAGGTCGCTTTTCCTGCTCTCACTCTTCTCCTACAACATGGGCCTGTACCTCCTGACGGCCATCAGCATCGAGAGGTGCGCGTCCATCCTCTGCCCGCTCTGGtaccgctgccgccgcccccaGCGCTTGTCGACCGTGGTGTGTGCCCTGCTCTGGGCCCTCTCCATCGCTGTCATTGCTGCAGTGACTTCTCTCTGCCTGTTGCACGAGCACGAGCACTGCCGGATGGCTCTCATCTCCATGTACGTCCTCAACTTCCTTATTTTTGCCCCACCCATGGTCATTTCCAATGTGATTCTGTTCATTAAGGTCCTGTGTGGCTCCAAGCGACGTCAGCCCCGGAGGCTCTACATCGTTATCTTCCTCACCGTCCTCTTCTTTCTCATCTTTGGGGTTCCCCTCAGCATCTGGAATTTCCTGCAGCAGTTCAGCTACACCATTGTGCTCTCCCAGGTTGTCTTCCTGCTCGCCTGCATCAACAGCAGCATCAACCCCTTCATCTACTTCTTGGTGGGGAGCTGCCGGAGGCACTGCTCCTTGGTGTCCCTCCAGGATGCCTTCCGGAGAGTCTTTGAAGAAACGGGGGTCACCACGATCTGCAGCTGA
- the LOC128153027 gene encoding mas-related G-protein coupled receptor member H-like translates to MEVNHMVPPSAPPTPTSDGEDPCRIDVTDAAVDTVTLLICLCGLVGNGAVLWFLGFRIRRNSITVYILNLAVADFTFLLFMVTSSLLYMMENVFCSTVASLMYLRSLFLLSLFSYNMGLYLLTAISIERCASILCPLWYRCRRPQRLSTVVCALLWALSIAVIAAVTSLCLLHEHEHCRMALISMYVLNFLIFAPPMVVCSTILFIKVQCGSQQRQPWRLYIVIFLTVLFFLLFALPLSIWNFLQQFSYTIVLSQVVFLLACINSSINPFIYFLVGSCRRQCSLVSLQVAFRKVFEEPEDNTACSNDTTMDTLAPAC, encoded by the coding sequence ATGGAGGTGAACCACATGGTCCCACCTAGCGCACCACCCACGCCAACCAGCGACGGAGAAGACCCGTGCAGGATAGACGTCACCGACGCGGCCGTAGACACGGTCACGCTGCTCATCTGCCTCTGCGGGCTGGTGGGGAATGGGGCCGTCCTCTGGTTCCTCGGCTTCCGCATCCGCAGGAACTCCATCACCGTCTACATCCTCAACCTGGCCGTCGCCGACttcaccttcctcctcttcatggTCACCTCATCCCTCCTCTACATGATGGAGAATGTCTTCTGCTCCACTGTTGCGTCCCTGATGTACCTGAGGTCGCTTTTCCTGCTCTCACTCTTCTCCTACAACATGGGCCTGTACCTCCTGACGGCCATCAGCATCGAGAGGTGCGCGTCCATCCTCTGCCCGCTCTGGtaccgctgccgccgcccccaGCGCTTGTCGACCGTGGTGTGTGCCCTGCTCTGGGCCCTCTCCATCGCTGTCATTGCTGCAGTGACTTCTCTCTGCCTGTTGCACGAGCACGAGCACTGCCGGATGGCTCTCATCTCCATGTACGTCCTCAACTTCCTTATTTTTGCCCCACCCATGGTCGTTTGCAGCACAATCCTCTTCATTAAGGTCCAGTGTGGCTCCCAGCAGCGCCAACCCTGGAGGCTCTACATCGTTATCTTCCTCACcgtcctcttcttcctcctcttcgcTCTTCCTCTCAGCATCTGGAATTTCCTGCAGCAGTTCAGCTACACCATTGTGCTCTCCCAGGTTGTCTTCCTGCTCGCCTGCATCAACAGCAGCATCAACCCCTTCATCTACTTCTTGGTGGGGAGCTGCCGGAGGCAATGCTCCTTGGTGTCCCTCCAGGTCGCCTTCCGGAAGGTCTTTGAGGAGCCAGAAGACAACACTGCATGCAGCAACGATACTACGATGGACACGCTGGCTCCAGCCTGTTGA
- the RHOD gene encoding LOW QUALITY PROTEIN: rho-related GTP-binding protein RhoD (The sequence of the model RefSeq protein was modified relative to this genomic sequence to represent the inferred CDS: deleted 1 base in 1 codon), with translation MQQERGGGQSPSPPPETEVKAVVVGDGGCGKTSLLVAFARGDFPKVYVPTVFEKYTASLQVGGKPVKIHLWDTAGQEDYDRLRPLSYSGANVVLICFDVTDPNSYENILTKWYPEVNHFCKGVPVLLVGCKTDLRQDRAVLRKLQEKRLEHITYQQAKAMARQVHAVSYLECSARYQENVGDIFAEACSAAISAARRNQRRRRPRRGCVLC, from the exons ATGCAGCAGGAGCGTGGCGGGGGGCAAAGCCCGTCA CCCCCCCCCGAGACCGAGGTGAAGGCTGTCGTCGTGGGGGACGGGGGCTGCGGGAAGACGTCTTTGCTGGTGGCCTTCGCCAGGGGGGACTTCCCCAAG GTCTACGTCCCCACTGTGTTCGAGAAGTACACAGCCTCCCTCCAGGTTGGCGGCAAGCCCGTGAAGATCCACCTCTGGGACACCGCAG GACAGGAAGACTATGACAGGCTTCGCCCACTGTCCTACTCGGGCGCCAACGTTGTCCTCATCTGCTTTGACGTCACCGACCCCAACAGCTACGAAAACATCCTAACGAAG TGGTACCCAGAGGTGAACCACTTCTGCAAGGGcgtcccagtgctgctggtgggCTGCAAAACCGACCTGCGGCAGGACCGGGCTGTGCTGCGCAAGCTGCAGGAGAAACGCTTGGAACACATCACCTACCAGCAGGCAA AGGCCATGGCCCGGCAGGTCCACGCCGTGTCCTACTTGGAGTGCTCGGCCAGGTACCAGGAGAACGTCGGGGACATCTTCGCGGAGGCCTGCAGTGCCGCCATCAGTGCCGCCCGCCGAAACCAGCGCAGGAGGCGACCCAGGAGGGGCTGTGTGCTCTGCtga